The Saprospiraceae bacterium genome includes a window with the following:
- a CDS encoding TonB-dependent receptor, whose translation MWTDISLLKSDTHPPQKKEFIDKVNANPGGYRVYSKNASGNEQLLAAPISISDLDFITKTVYIYGDDGIKDTETPYAPNLTMNVNIQYSYKNMAVGLGYNRVGDQYAEFANFENESGDGGLGKVKSFSTLDVNVNYDFKVKNMRCSFFVVGKNIGNQLFVASRLNRGQSGIMPGGFRQINAGVNILL comes from the coding sequence TTGTGGACAGACATCTCTTTACTCAAATCAGACACACATCCGCCACAAAAAAAGGAATTTATTGATAAGGTCAATGCAAACCCCGGTGGTTATAGAGTTTACAGTAAGAATGCCAGCGGAAATGAACAGTTGCTTGCTGCACCGATCAGTATTTCTGATCTGGATTTTATCACTAAAACAGTATATATCTATGGAGATGATGGAATCAAAGATACTGAAACTCCTTATGCACCAAATTTGACAATGAATGTAAATATTCAATATTCTTACAAAAATATGGCTGTCGGACTCGGATACAACAGGGTAGGAGATCAATATGCAGAATTCGCTAATTTTGAAAATGAATCAGGAGATGGTGGACTCGGAAAAGTCAAATCTTTCAGTACATTGGATGTGAATGTTAATTATGACTTTAAGGTGAAAAATATGCGTTGTAGCTTCTTTGTAGTTGGGAAAAATATTGGTAATCAGCTATTTGTAGCTTCCAGGCTGAATAGGGGGCAATCAGGTATCATGCCCGGTGGATTCAGACAGATCAATGCAGGAGTGAATATTTTACTCTAA
- a CDS encoding glycoside hydrolase family 30 protein, producing MKPIFFILFNIVTLISFCQPSKKKSFVPQTMTVYTTADSTQLRLTETDRINFKPMPQTIEGEVSIFVDPGKTAQTFLGIGAALTDASAETFAKLSIEKQQEFLKAYFDKEKGIGYSLIRTNIHSCDFSSGSYTYVDEGDGLLNSFNIGHDKKFRIPFIKQAINTAGGKITFYASPWSPPAFMKTNGDMLRGGKLKSEYAQSWANYFVKFIKAYEKEGIPVWGITIQNEPMATQRWESCIFTAEEERDFLKNHLGPTMVKNGLANKKIIVWDHNRDLMPHRANVIFDDPQAAKYAWGMGFHWYENWSGGQPMFENVGIVHKNYPTKNLLFTEGCNESFHREAYQRWSNGERYGRAMINDFNNGTVGWTDWNILLDETGGPNHVGNFCFAPVHGDTQTGEIIYTPSYYYIGHFSKFIRPGAKKISSAASRSNLLTTAFKNPDGKIAVIVMNQSDKKVTYNVCVGTQGAEVSILPHAIQTLVL from the coding sequence ATGAAACCTATATTTTTCATTTTATTTAATATTGTGACATTAATTTCCTTTTGCCAACCGTCAAAAAAGAAATCTTTTGTGCCTCAAACAATGACAGTGTATACCACAGCTGATAGTACTCAACTAAGGTTGACAGAAACAGATAGAATCAACTTTAAACCAATGCCGCAAACTATTGAGGGTGAAGTCAGCATCTTTGTCGATCCTGGAAAAACAGCTCAAACATTCCTTGGTATAGGGGCGGCGTTGACTGATGCAAGTGCAGAGACCTTTGCAAAATTATCAATTGAAAAGCAACAGGAATTTTTAAAAGCATATTTTGATAAGGAAAAGGGAATAGGATACAGTTTAATACGCACAAATATTCATAGTTGTGATTTTAGCAGTGGTAGTTACACCTACGTTGATGAAGGAGACGGTTTGTTGAATTCTTTTAATATTGGTCATGATAAAAAATTTCGAATTCCCTTTATAAAGCAAGCTATAAATACTGCAGGAGGAAAAATCACTTTTTATGCGAGTCCCTGGAGTCCACCGGCTTTTATGAAAACAAATGGTGATATGCTCCGTGGTGGAAAGCTGAAAAGTGAATATGCACAAAGTTGGGCTAACTATTTTGTAAAATTTATAAAAGCTTATGAAAAGGAAGGTATCCCTGTTTGGGGTATCACTATCCAGAACGAACCTATGGCTACCCAAAGATGGGAAAGTTGCATCTTTACAGCAGAAGAAGAGAGAGATTTTTTGAAAAATCATCTGGGACCGACTATGGTGAAAAATGGATTAGCCAATAAAAAAATTATCGTGTGGGACCACAATCGCGATTTGATGCCACATCGGGCTAATGTCATATTTGATGATCCTCAAGCTGCTAAATATGCCTGGGGTATGGGATTTCATTGGTATGAAAACTGGAGTGGTGGCCAGCCAATGTTTGAAAATGTCGGTATAGTTCATAAAAACTACCCAACAAAAAACTTATTGTTTACAGAAGGGTGTAATGAAAGCTTCCATCGTGAAGCTTATCAAAGATGGTCAAATGGTGAGAGATATGGTCGTGCGATGATCAATGATTTTAATAATGGAACAGTGGGGTGGACCGATTGGAATATTCTTCTTGATGAAACCGGTGGTCCCAATCATGTAGGTAATTTTTGTTTTGCTCCTGTACACGGAGATACCCAAACGGGAGAAATTATTTACACTCCATCGTATTATTATATTGGACATTTTTCCAAGTTTATCCGCCCTGGCGCAAAGAAAATCAGTAGCGCGGCAAGCAGAAGTAACTTACTTACCACCGCCTTCAAAAATCCGGATGGTAAAATCGCAGTAATAGTGATGAATCAGAGTGATAAAAAAGTGACTTACAATGTATGTGTAGGTACCCAAGGTGCGGAAGTGAGTATATTGCCGCATGCTATTCAGACGTTGGTATTATAA
- a CDS encoding cytochrome-c peroxidase, whose product MLIIFWLVSCFDDQGKSGFGLTFPDYFPAPHYQSDKNPITREGFELGRALFFDPILSIDSTISCETCHSQGHAFADHNTKLSVGIEGLRGIRNSPAMFNLAWQTSFMWDGGINHIEVMPLAPITNEVEMGESLENVIQKLNHSPKYKLRFQKIYGEKPIDSQKLFYVLAQYMSMLVSADAKYDKYRQGKTSLSSEELQGLTIFKQKCASCHPEPLFTDFSYRNNGLEILNDDIGHGRISLRKEDDYKFKVPSLRNIALTYPYMHDGRFRSLQEVLDHYSDHSEMHPNIDPLLISQGKPGIRLTESEKINIIAFLHTLTDIAFISNPLYSE is encoded by the coding sequence GTGTTGATTATTTTTTGGCTGGTGTCATGTTTTGATGATCAGGGTAAGTCGGGCTTTGGTCTGACTTTCCCTGATTATTTTCCTGCTCCTCATTACCAATCAGACAAAAATCCCATAACCAGGGAGGGATTTGAATTAGGGAGAGCCTTGTTTTTTGACCCAATCTTATCAATTGACAGTACAATAAGTTGTGAAACTTGCCACAGTCAAGGGCATGCGTTTGCAGACCACAACACCAAGCTGAGCGTAGGTATCGAAGGTTTACGAGGCATCAGGAATAGTCCTGCCATGTTTAATCTGGCCTGGCAAACCAGCTTCATGTGGGATGGAGGTATCAATCATATAGAAGTGATGCCCTTGGCACCTATCACCAATGAAGTTGAGATGGGTGAATCTTTAGAAAATGTAATACAAAAACTCAACCATAGTCCTAAATATAAATTAAGATTTCAAAAAATATATGGCGAAAAGCCGATTGATTCTCAGAAACTGTTTTACGTATTAGCGCAGTATATGTCAATGCTTGTCAGTGCAGATGCAAAATACGATAAGTATCGTCAGGGAAAAACTTCATTATCATCAGAAGAATTGCAAGGACTGACTATATTTAAACAAAAGTGTGCTTCTTGTCATCCTGAACCACTCTTTACGGATTTCAGTTACAGAAACAATGGGCTGGAAATCCTAAATGATGATATTGGCCATGGCAGAATATCTTTAAGGAAAGAAGATGACTACAAATTTAAGGTGCCGTCATTGCGCAACATCGCACTTACCTATCCTTATATGCACGACGGGAGATTCAGGTCACTCCAGGAGGTATTGGATCACTATAGTGACCACTCTGAGATGCATCCCAATATTGATCCCTTGCTAATATCACAAGGAAAGCCTGGCATCCGACTCACCGAATCAGAAAAGATCAATATAATAGCTTTTTTGCATACACTAACTGATATTGCTTTTATATCCAACCCATTATATTCGGAATAA
- a CDS encoding tyrosine--tRNA ligase has protein sequence MLNFIEELEWRGMLHDMTPGVSEVLKANKITGYIGFDPTAPSMTIGNYVQIMLLKLFQLSGHTPIVLMGGATGRIGDPSGKDKERELKSYDELDSNLSFQKEQIKKFLNFEGPNAAVIVNNHDFYRNMNVLDFLREVGKTLTVSYMMSKDSVKNRLESGLSFTEFSYQLLQSFDFQVLYSDYKCVLQMGGSDQWGNITSGTEFIRRNIDGKAYAVTTPLLTKADGTKFGKSEQGNIWLDPKLTSAYRFYQFWINCDDRDLPKFMRYFTLKSKAEVEALELQYKDDPRALKAILAEELTRRVHSDSDYESVMAVSNVLFSKDADAVTLHSMSILELMTISEEIPSSVIPKADIAQEIQIDELLVKTGILSSKSEVRKAIQNNAISINKNKVTTHEQRLSMDDLLQNKYIMIENGKKNKHMLISES, from the coding sequence TGTTAAATTTTATCGAAGAGCTGGAGTGGAGAGGTATGCTTCATGATATGACACCTGGAGTATCAGAAGTACTTAAAGCCAATAAAATCACCGGATACATTGGATTTGATCCAACAGCACCAAGTATGACCATAGGCAATTATGTCCAGATTATGCTGTTGAAACTTTTCCAACTATCTGGCCACACACCTATAGTACTCATGGGTGGAGCAACAGGTCGTATAGGAGATCCTTCAGGCAAGGACAAAGAGCGGGAACTGAAATCGTATGATGAGCTGGACAGCAACCTGTCTTTCCAGAAAGAACAAATAAAAAAATTTCTGAACTTTGAAGGTCCAAATGCAGCGGTCATAGTCAATAATCACGATTTTTATAGAAACATGAATGTCCTTGACTTCTTGCGGGAAGTCGGCAAGACCCTGACAGTGAGCTATATGATGTCCAAAGACTCGGTAAAAAACAGACTCGAATCGGGGCTTTCATTTACTGAATTCAGTTATCAGTTATTGCAATCTTTTGACTTTCAGGTGCTATATTCTGACTATAAATGTGTCCTGCAGATGGGAGGTTCAGATCAGTGGGGAAATATCACATCCGGTACAGAGTTTATCAGAAGAAATATCGATGGTAAAGCATACGCCGTCACAACCCCACTCCTCACAAAAGCGGATGGTACAAAATTTGGTAAATCAGAACAAGGAAATATATGGCTTGACCCGAAACTGACTTCTGCTTATAGATTTTATCAGTTTTGGATCAATTGTGATGACCGGGACTTACCGAAGTTTATGAGGTATTTTACGCTAAAGTCAAAAGCTGAAGTGGAAGCCCTTGAACTTCAATACAAAGACGATCCACGCGCATTGAAGGCCATTTTGGCAGAGGAACTCACCAGACGGGTTCATTCAGATAGTGATTATGAATCTGTCATGGCTGTGAGTAACGTTTTATTTAGCAAAGATGCGGATGCAGTCACCTTACATTCCATGTCGATACTGGAATTAATGACCATTTCAGAAGAAATACCGTCTTCCGTTATCCCAAAAGCTGATATCGCACAAGAGATACAAATTGACGAATTGTTGGTAAAAACGGGTATCTTATCATCTAAGTCTGAAGTGAGAAAAGCCATCCAAAACAATGCAATCTCCATTAATAAAAATAAGGTGACTACCCATGAACAAAGACTCTCGATGGATGATTTATTGCAAAACAAATACATCATGATCGAAAATGGTAAAAAAAATAAACACATGTTGATCTCAGAATCATGA
- a CDS encoding glycoside hydrolase family 16 protein has translation MKMLKIFLLYVVFFASNNCSKNPEEVITPDVVTPEVSVWDAKIERSKSNVPFTFFVSLNVTTTKEISFEYVVKEGTALFDKHIKKNSGVLKIEPGKQSANFEVTIVGDSLEMRQSNLEFTVEFSNPKGCKLVNNAVKGIIITQDGANYFTDSKGYSTPNSYQGYKLIWSDEFDAKDLNTQSWNYEIGNGTGGWGNNELQYYTNNKKNVFLSGGNLIIEARAENIDTYKYSSARLTTKGKREFTFGRIDIRAKLPKGKGIWPALWMLGANISSVSWPACGEIDIMELIGSVPGKVHGTVHWKSSAGNHTFQGGEVSVSGGDFSQEFHVFSIVWEKDAIRWLMDDKEFYKFTKTMAGNAYPFNDPEFFLFNVAVGGNWPGSPDNSTVFPQRMIVDYIRVFQ, from the coding sequence ATGAAAATGTTAAAAATCTTTCTGTTATATGTAGTATTCTTTGCTTCAAATAATTGCAGTAAGAATCCTGAGGAAGTTATTACGCCAGATGTGGTAACACCTGAAGTGTCAGTATGGGATGCTAAAATTGAAAGGAGTAAATCAAATGTACCATTTACATTTTTTGTCTCTCTCAACGTCACCACAACCAAAGAAATATCCTTTGAATATGTCGTAAAAGAGGGCACAGCCTTATTTGACAAACATATAAAAAAGAATTCAGGTGTTTTGAAAATTGAACCAGGTAAACAATCAGCAAATTTTGAAGTTACGATAGTTGGCGATAGTTTGGAAATGAGGCAAAGCAACCTGGAATTTACGGTAGAGTTTTCAAATCCTAAAGGATGTAAACTTGTCAATAACGCTGTAAAAGGCATTATTATCACTCAGGATGGTGCAAATTACTTCACAGATAGCAAGGGTTATTCGACTCCGAATTCTTACCAAGGCTATAAATTAATCTGGAGTGATGAGTTTGATGCTAAAGACTTGAATACACAATCATGGAATTATGAAATAGGAAATGGTACCGGTGGTTGGGGTAACAATGAATTGCAATATTACACCAATAATAAAAAAAACGTATTTCTTTCAGGGGGCAATTTGATTATAGAAGCCCGGGCTGAAAATATCGATACATATAAATATTCATCAGCCAGACTCACCACAAAAGGAAAAAGAGAATTTACTTTCGGCAGAATAGATATCAGGGCCAAACTACCAAAAGGAAAGGGGATCTGGCCTGCATTATGGATGCTAGGGGCCAATATTTCATCAGTCAGTTGGCCAGCTTGTGGTGAAATTGATATTATGGAATTGATAGGCTCAGTTCCCGGTAAAGTACACGGGACCGTCCACTGGAAATCATCTGCCGGAAATCACACTTTTCAAGGTGGAGAAGTATCAGTCAGCGGCGGTGATTTTTCTCAGGAATTCCATGTGTTTAGCATTGTGTGGGAAAAGGATGCCATCAGGTGGCTTATGGATGATAAGGAGTTTTATAAATTTACGAAGACCATGGCTGGCAATGCATATCCTTTTAACGATCCTGAATTCTTTTTATTTAATGTAGCCGTCGGTGGCAATTGGCCTGGTAGTCCTGATAATTCTACCGTATTTCCGCAGCGCATGATAGTAGATTATATTAGAGTTTTTCAATGA
- a CDS encoding RagB/SusD family nutrient uptake outer membrane protein gives MKTINKIFSIFVLTLLFSACSKDFIEVSPKGQFLSENYFADREQAFSALVGVYDVLRKNTGGFENIVSMMNAGSDDHFAGGGGATDGAGIQGFSNYTLNKTIVPASFWNDHFQGIFRANTLLAKLPATTMSDTEKARFVAETKALRAIYYFNLVRLFKNIPLILEPLTASNMYTVVQAAPTAVYAQIEKDLTEAIAALPPTVPVTTEAGRMTKGAAQATLGKVLLYQNKGALAAAQFAEVNGTPGTASQYGYRLLQNFGDLWVTANKFNSENILECSHTSAGNSDWGWWGSARDEGNTLNVMVGPRSYSRLAGSTAPELPSGWSFNVFTQEFYDVIKSDPRFGATVLDLKALEAAKQISYIGGYQNTGYFLNKFVPRQSDVRTGGGALELNYRQNSPIIRLADTYLMEAEALGGTGARAQALLDAVRARVGLPSVPVSLAAIKAERRLELAGEGHRFFDLVRWGDAATVLSPRGFKANKNEIFPIPEREILANPNLKQNPGFD, from the coding sequence ATGAAAACAATAAATAAAATATTTTCAATATTTGTATTGACATTACTTTTTTCGGCATGTTCAAAAGACTTTATTGAAGTTTCCCCAAAAGGACAATTTCTTTCAGAAAACTATTTTGCTGACAGAGAGCAAGCTTTTTCGGCCCTTGTGGGAGTGTATGACGTCTTACGGAAAAATACCGGTGGATTTGAAAACATAGTGTCCATGATGAACGCAGGCTCTGACGATCACTTCGCAGGTGGTGGTGGTGCTACTGACGGAGCAGGAATTCAGGGCTTTTCCAATTATACATTAAATAAGACCATAGTACCTGCCAGTTTTTGGAATGATCATTTTCAAGGCATATTCAGAGCCAATACGCTCTTAGCGAAATTGCCTGCCACTACCATGTCAGATACTGAAAAAGCCAGGTTTGTGGCTGAAACCAAAGCTTTGAGGGCTATTTATTACTTTAATTTAGTCCGTTTATTCAAAAATATTCCTTTGATCCTTGAGCCTTTGACTGCGTCCAATATGTATACTGTAGTACAAGCGGCACCCACTGCTGTATATGCTCAAATAGAAAAGGACCTCACTGAAGCGATAGCAGCATTACCGCCGACAGTGCCTGTGACAACAGAGGCAGGAAGGATGACCAAAGGGGCAGCACAAGCAACTTTAGGAAAAGTGCTTTTGTACCAAAATAAGGGAGCACTAGCCGCTGCTCAATTTGCAGAAGTCAATGGTACTCCAGGTACTGCAAGCCAGTATGGTTACCGTCTGCTGCAAAATTTTGGTGATCTTTGGGTGACTGCTAATAAATTTAATTCTGAAAATATACTTGAATGCTCGCACACAAGCGCTGGAAATTCCGATTGGGGTTGGTGGGGTAGTGCAAGAGATGAAGGAAATACCCTGAATGTCATGGTAGGACCAAGATCTTATTCCAGATTGGCAGGGTCTACAGCTCCGGAGCTACCCAGTGGTTGGAGTTTTAATGTCTTTACGCAGGAATTTTATGATGTTATCAAATCTGACCCTAGATTTGGAGCCACTGTTTTGGATTTGAAAGCATTAGAAGCGGCAAAACAAATATCATATATCGGCGGCTATCAAAATACGGGATATTTTCTCAATAAATTTGTACCTCGTCAATCTGATGTGCGGACAGGTGGTGGAGCATTGGAACTCAATTACAGACAAAATTCACCTATCATCCGTCTCGCTGACACATATTTAATGGAAGCTGAGGCATTAGGTGGTACGGGTGCAAGAGCACAAGCACTGCTAGATGCTGTAAGAGCTAGAGTTGGATTACCTTCAGTTCCGGTATCTCTGGCTGCCATAAAAGCAGAAAGAAGGTTGGAACTTGCCGGAGAAGGACATCGTTTTTTTGATTTGGTGAGATGGGGAGATGCAGCAACTGTATTATCTCCAAGAGGATTTAAAGCCAATAAAAACGAGATTTTTCCAATTCCGGAAAGAGAAATTCTTGCTAATCCTAACTTAAAACAAAATCCAGGTTTCGATTAA
- a CDS encoding glycerophosphodiester phosphodiesterase: protein MLTFFFLSLLQLITDLPAQSFLKTRYNPVVAHRGAWKSKGLPENSIASLKYAIQLGCSGSEFDVRMTADNIAVVNHDPTYFGLEIEKVAYKELLLHKLSNGEKIPTLEEYIKAGLKKNKKTRLVLEIKPTALGNERAIEIAQIIYRQVNALKAQKMVDYISFDIEMLKALVKINSKITTQYLNGDISPAEIKSLGIRGLDYHHSVFKGKPEWVRQSKELGLILNVWTVNNEADIDYFLKEKFDFITTNEPELTSQRLKFLKLK from the coding sequence ATGTTAACCTTTTTCTTTTTATCATTGCTGCAACTCATTACAGACCTTCCTGCTCAAAGCTTTCTAAAAACAAGATACAATCCTGTAGTAGCCCACCGTGGTGCATGGAAATCCAAAGGTCTTCCCGAAAACTCCATCGCTTCCCTGAAATACGCCATACAATTGGGTTGTTCCGGGTCAGAATTTGATGTAAGAATGACTGCAGACAATATAGCAGTGGTCAACCACGACCCTACTTATTTCGGACTTGAAATTGAAAAAGTCGCATATAAAGAATTGTTATTACATAAATTATCAAATGGCGAAAAAATACCCACGCTGGAAGAATATATCAAAGCCGGGCTTAAAAAAAATAAAAAAACAAGGCTCGTCCTTGAAATAAAACCAACAGCTTTGGGTAATGAAAGGGCAATCGAAATAGCACAAATCATATATCGTCAGGTCAATGCCCTGAAGGCACAAAAAATGGTGGACTATATCAGTTTTGATATAGAAATGCTCAAGGCTTTGGTTAAAATAAATTCAAAAATTACCACACAATACCTTAACGGTGACATCTCTCCTGCTGAAATAAAATCTCTCGGTATCAGAGGATTGGATTATCACCACTCGGTCTTTAAAGGCAAACCAGAGTGGGTCAGACAAAGCAAAGAACTCGGCCTTATCCTCAATGTATGGACTGTCAATAATGAAGCCGATATCGACTATTTCCTTAAAGAAAAATTTGATTTTATCACCACCAATGAGCCCGAATTGACAAGTCAAAGACTCAAGTTTTTAAAGTTGAAATGA